One Actinomyces respiraculi DNA window includes the following coding sequences:
- the rpsI gene encoding 30S ribosomal protein S9 → MAETTVDIDALDEENAPSSYTTETDGAAEGRGQSITAPGAGLGRRKEAVARVRLVPGTGQWTLNGRTLEDYFPNKLHQQLVRAPFTLLGLEGRFDVVARINGGGISGQAGALRLGIARALNEIDREANRPSLKKAGFLTRDARIVERKKAGLHKARRAPQYSKR, encoded by the coding sequence GCGCTGGACGAGGAGAACGCCCCCTCCAGCTACACCACTGAGACCGACGGCGCCGCCGAGGGCCGCGGCCAGTCCATCACCGCTCCCGGTGCTGGCCTGGGTCGCCGCAAGGAGGCTGTCGCCCGCGTCCGTCTCGTCCCCGGCACTGGCCAGTGGACGCTCAACGGCCGCACGCTTGAGGACTACTTCCCCAACAAGCTGCACCAGCAGCTCGTGCGCGCCCCCTTCACCCTCCTCGGTCTTGAGGGCCGCTTCGACGTCGTCGCCCGTATCAACGGTGGCGGCATCTCCGGCCAGGCCGGCGCCCTGCGCCTGGGCATCGCCCGCGCCCTCAACGAGATCGACCGTGAGGCCAACCGCCCGTCTCTGAAGAAGGCCGGTTTCCTCACCCGCGACGCCCGCATCGTCGAGCGTAAGAAGGCCGGTCTGCACAAGGCCCGCCGCGCCCCGCAGTACTCCAAGCGCTGA
- the glmM gene encoding phosphoglucosamine mutase, which yields MARLFGTDGVRGLANDLLTPALAVQLGEAAAQVLTRGAPASSRSRTGRFRAIVGRDTRASGEFLDHAISAGLASSGIDVTRVGVLPTPAIAHLTATQDIELGVMISASHNPFQDNGIKFFARGGYKLEDAVEDKIESLLGRTDPPPVGAGVGRVIKGETVADQTYINHLVDSTGTDLSGLRIVVDASNGAAFTVGPAALRAAGAEVIVINASPDGLNINAACGSTHPEQLQTYVPSVGADMGFAYDGDADRCLAVDAEGNLIDGDQIMGLLAVGMKADGLLASDTLVVTVMSNLGLLLAMKEHGIRTVQTGVGDRYVLERMVQGGYTLGGEQSGHVIDTLHATTGDGVLTSLRVAARVTRSGASLAELASVVTRLPQTLINVRGVDKAAAHTDAAVQKAVAQAEERLGQAGRVLLRPSGTEPLVRVMVEAATQAEADAVAAGLAEAVKDNLSLA from the coding sequence ATGGCACGACTCTTCGGCACGGACGGCGTGCGCGGCCTCGCCAACGACCTGCTCACCCCCGCCCTCGCGGTCCAGCTCGGCGAGGCCGCCGCGCAGGTGCTCACCCGCGGGGCGCCCGCCTCCTCCCGCTCGCGCACCGGCCGTTTCCGCGCCATTGTCGGCCGCGACACGCGCGCCTCGGGCGAGTTCCTGGACCACGCGATCAGCGCGGGCCTGGCCTCCTCAGGCATCGACGTCACGCGGGTCGGCGTTCTGCCCACCCCGGCCATCGCGCACCTGACCGCCACGCAGGACATCGAGCTCGGTGTCATGATCTCCGCCTCCCACAACCCCTTCCAGGACAATGGGATCAAGTTCTTCGCCCGAGGCGGCTACAAGCTCGAGGACGCCGTCGAGGACAAGATCGAATCCCTGCTGGGCCGCACGGACCCCCCGCCGGTCGGTGCCGGCGTCGGCCGCGTCATTAAGGGCGAGACGGTGGCCGACCAGACCTACATCAACCACCTCGTCGACTCCACCGGCACGGACCTGTCAGGCCTGAGGATCGTCGTCGACGCCTCCAACGGTGCCGCCTTCACCGTCGGTCCCGCCGCCCTGCGCGCGGCCGGGGCCGAGGTCATCGTCATCAACGCCTCCCCGGATGGTCTCAACATCAACGCCGCCTGCGGCTCCACCCACCCCGAGCAGCTGCAGACCTATGTCCCCAGCGTCGGGGCCGACATGGGCTTCGCCTACGACGGCGACGCCGACCGCTGCCTGGCCGTCGACGCCGAGGGCAACCTCATCGACGGCGACCAGATCATGGGTCTGCTCGCCGTGGGGATGAAGGCGGATGGCCTGCTGGCCTCCGACACGCTCGTCGTCACCGTCATGAGTAACCTCGGCCTCCTGCTCGCCATGAAGGAGCACGGCATCCGCACCGTGCAGACCGGCGTGGGGGACCGCTACGTGCTTGAGCGGATGGTCCAGGGCGGCTACACGCTCGGCGGCGAGCAGTCGGGCCACGTCATCGACACCCTGCACGCGACGACCGGTGACGGCGTGCTTACGTCGCTGCGGGTCGCGGCCCGGGTCACGCGCTCGGGCGCGAGTCTGGCCGAGCTGGCGAGCGTGGTCACGCGCCTGCCGCAGACGCTCATCAACGTGCGCGGGGTCGACAAGGCGGCCGCCCACACCGACGCCGCCGTCCAGAAGGCCGTCGCCCAGGCGGAGGAGCGCCTGGGGCAGGCCGGTCGTGTGCTGCTGCGTCCTTCGGGCACTGAGCCCCTGGTACGCGTCATGGTCGAGGCCGCGACCCAGGCCGAGGCGGACGCCGTCGCCGCGGGCCTCGCCGAGGCGGTCAAGGACAACCTCTCCCTCGCCTGA
- the coaA gene encoding type I pantothenate kinase gives MRHTGAVSSASPYIELDREQWRALAASAPLPLTQADVEKLRGLGDPIDLPEVDVVYRPLTALLETYIASTRERGRLTADFLGVNESPTPFVVAVAGSVAVGKSTTARLIAHLLARFPQTPRVSLVTTDGFLLPNAVLEQRGLTARKGFPESYDRRALLDFIMAVKSGVPRVEAPVYSHQVYDVVPGRHTVVERPDVLVLEGLNVLQPARRVHARPEEGPVADVSALAVSDFIDFSIYVDADPSDIRHWYLDRFLTLKRTAFTDPDSYFRRFASIADDVALAMAGEIWESVNLVNLRENIAPTRPRATLVLHKGADHHVQRVLLRKA, from the coding sequence ATGCGCCACACTGGTGCGGTGAGCAGCGCCTCTCCCTACATCGAGCTCGACCGTGAGCAGTGGCGGGCCCTGGCAGCCTCGGCCCCCTTGCCGCTGACGCAGGCCGACGTCGAGAAGCTGCGCGGCCTGGGCGACCCCATCGACCTGCCCGAGGTCGACGTCGTCTACCGCCCCCTGACCGCCCTGCTGGAGACGTACATCGCCTCGACCCGCGAGCGCGGGCGCCTGACCGCGGACTTCCTGGGCGTCAACGAGAGCCCGACCCCCTTCGTCGTCGCGGTGGCCGGGTCGGTCGCCGTCGGCAAATCGACGACGGCGCGCCTCATCGCCCACCTGCTGGCCCGCTTCCCTCAGACGCCGCGGGTGTCGCTGGTGACGACCGACGGGTTCCTGCTGCCCAACGCCGTGCTGGAGCAGCGGGGGCTGACGGCCCGCAAGGGCTTCCCGGAGTCCTACGACCGCCGGGCGCTGCTCGACTTCATCATGGCGGTCAAGTCCGGGGTGCCGCGCGTGGAGGCCCCGGTCTACTCCCACCAGGTCTACGACGTCGTGCCCGGCCGGCACACGGTGGTGGAGCGCCCGGACGTGCTCGTCCTCGAAGGCCTCAACGTCCTCCAGCCCGCGCGCCGGGTCCACGCGCGGCCGGAGGAGGGGCCGGTGGCTGACGTGTCGGCGCTGGCGGTCAGCGACTTCATCGACTTCTCGATCTACGTCGACGCCGACCCGAGCGACATCCGCCACTGGTACCTCGACCGGTTCCTGACCCTCAAGCGCACGGCCTTCACCGACCCCGACTCCTATTTCCGGCGTTTCGCCTCGATCGCCGACGACGTCGCCCTGGCGATGGCCGGGGAGATCTGGGAGAGCGTCAACCTGGTCAACCTGCGCGAGAACATCGCGCCGACGCGCCCGCGGGCGACGCTCGTGCTGCACAAGGGCGCGGACCACCACGTCCAGCGGGTGCTCCTGCGCAAGGCCTGA
- a CDS encoding holo-ACP synthase, with amino-acid sequence MLIAVGTDLVDVARLAESLARCPALARRLLTPREREATRTDSLAARVAAKEAVLKALGSALQETGRETPAGWRMTDIEVVSSPGTPPRLVLSGVAEHTARSLGIARWHLSLSHDAGLALAFVVAEGT; translated from the coding sequence ATGTTGATCGCGGTGGGCACCGACCTCGTCGACGTCGCCCGGCTGGCGGAGAGCCTCGCGCGCTGCCCCGCCCTCGCCCGACGCCTGCTGACGCCGCGCGAGCGCGAGGCGACCCGCACCGACTCGCTCGCAGCCCGGGTGGCCGCGAAGGAGGCGGTGCTCAAAGCCCTCGGCTCGGCCCTTCAGGAGACGGGCCGCGAGACCCCCGCCGGGTGGAGGATGACCGACATCGAGGTCGTCTCCTCCCCGGGCACACCGCCCCGCCTCGTGCTCTCGGGGGTCGCCGAGCACACGGCCCGGTCGCTGGGTATCGCCCGCTGGCACCTCTCGCTCAGCCACGACGCCGGTCTCGCCCTGGCCTTCGTCGTCGCCGAGGGGACCTGA
- a CDS encoding bifunctional ADP-dependent NAD(P)H-hydrate dehydratase/NAD(P)H-hydrate epimerase, with product MSRTLDALNAYAAADITAAEAPLTRGTDAYMHAAAQALAQAAAEELRTDRGAVVGSRVLLLVGGGHNGGDALLAGALLARRGCEVFALLATDHPHAAALAEAERAGVLLDPDAGGADLVLDGLTGIGARGPLRPRAAALIAPLVGVGAPGERSFRVLAVDLPSGTGADDGTVAGPVLAADRTVTFTCLRGAHVLAPSRDLCGRIDVVDLGLPVPGTAPIAVLPGPPTIEAGGGDAAGGCCGAAVGTAAGGTGEAGVGWAAGLTDTALAGRLHVPGDRDHKYTRGVVEVWAGSETYPGAAVLTCTAACRTGAGMVRLAAPRRVEDLVLAQRPETVPVPGRHQALVIGPGTDPDDEARATGLSRVLRTLMPMTPPRVARDGAPGGDAAGVSDSVRGAVSHGAPGGTSGIGLGDAPGLGPEDASEGAPLPAVIDAGALPLLPALLAEGRRLAPTAVLTPHAGEAASLLTALGRPTRRPEAEDPVTAPALARELAHRTGACVLLKGTPTIVATPSGDTATLDSGPGWLATAGSGDVLAGVLGTLLAAEQASAEWVGTEAGRGGRAGHAGVGSHAGGADAPSVDTGAGTHAVGASSPSVGAASQAGGAGVLAEPDVAVCAALAVRVHALAGAIASGAGLPNSAVRWPGPAIGGLDSAPTRPAPAVGRPITALDLAGAVPAAVEHLLSLVEESRP from the coding sequence ATGAGCAGGACTCTTGACGCGCTCAACGCCTACGCGGCCGCCGATATCACCGCCGCGGAGGCTCCACTGACCCGCGGCACCGACGCCTACATGCACGCCGCCGCCCAGGCCCTGGCCCAGGCCGCCGCCGAGGAACTGCGCACCGACCGCGGTGCGGTCGTGGGCTCGCGCGTCCTGCTCCTGGTCGGCGGCGGGCACAACGGCGGCGACGCCCTGCTGGCCGGCGCGCTCCTGGCACGCCGAGGCTGTGAGGTCTTTGCCCTGCTCGCCACGGACCACCCCCACGCCGCCGCGCTTGCCGAGGCCGAGCGCGCGGGGGTTCTCCTCGACCCTGACGCGGGCGGCGCGGACCTCGTCCTCGACGGCTTGACCGGCATCGGCGCCCGCGGCCCGCTGCGTCCGCGGGCGGCTGCCCTCATCGCCCCGCTCGTCGGGGTCGGCGCACCGGGGGAGCGGTCCTTCCGTGTCCTAGCGGTGGACCTGCCCAGCGGCACCGGGGCGGACGACGGCACCGTCGCGGGCCCGGTCCTCGCCGCCGACCGCACCGTCACCTTCACCTGCCTGCGCGGCGCCCATGTGCTGGCCCCCTCCCGGGACCTGTGTGGGCGTATCGACGTCGTCGACCTCGGGCTGCCGGTCCCGGGGACCGCGCCCATCGCCGTCCTGCCGGGCCCGCCTACCATCGAGGCCGGCGGCGGGGATGCCGCCGGGGGCTGCTGTGGGGCCGCAGTCGGGACCGCCGCCGGGGGCACGGGCGAGGCCGGAGTTGGGTGGGCCGCCGGGCTCACGGACACCGCGCTCGCCGGGCGTCTGCACGTGCCCGGGGACCGGGACCACAAGTACACGCGCGGCGTCGTCGAGGTCTGGGCCGGCTCCGAGACCTACCCCGGTGCCGCCGTCCTGACCTGTACGGCCGCCTGCCGGACCGGCGCCGGCATGGTTCGCCTCGCCGCCCCGCGCCGCGTCGAGGACCTCGTGCTCGCCCAGCGTCCCGAGACGGTCCCGGTGCCCGGCCGACACCAGGCCCTCGTCATCGGTCCCGGCACCGACCCCGACGATGAGGCCCGCGCCACCGGCCTGAGCCGCGTCCTGCGCACCCTCATGCCGATGACGCCACCACGCGTCGCCCGCGATGGTGCCCCCGGTGGCGACGCCGCCGGTGTCTCCGACAGTGTTCGTGGCGCTGTCTCCCATGGTGCCCCCGGAGGTACGTCCGGCATCGGCCTCGGCGATGCTCCCGGCCTTGGGCCGGAGGATGCCTCCGAGGGCGCCCCGCTGCCCGCTGTCATTGACGCCGGGGCCCTGCCCCTCCTGCCCGCCCTGCTGGCCGAGGGGCGCCGCCTGGCCCCCACCGCCGTCCTCACCCCGCACGCGGGGGAGGCGGCCTCCCTCCTGACGGCCCTCGGACGACCGACGAGGCGCCCCGAGGCCGAGGACCCCGTCACGGCTCCCGCTCTCGCCCGCGAGCTGGCCCACCGCACGGGGGCCTGCGTGCTGCTCAAGGGCACCCCCACCATTGTCGCCACCCCCTCGGGAGACACCGCCACGCTCGACTCCGGTCCCGGCTGGCTCGCCACCGCTGGGAGCGGGGATGTCCTGGCCGGCGTCCTCGGCACGCTCCTGGCCGCCGAGCAGGCGAGTGCTGAGTGGGTCGGCACTGAGGCCGGGCGTGGTGGGCGGGCCGGGCACGCCGGGGTCGGTAGTCATGCGGGCGGCGCGGATGCCCCGTCCGTCGACACCGGGGCCGGGACTCACGCGGTTGGCGCGAGCTCCCCGTCCGTCGGTGCCGCCTCCCAGGCCGGCGGCGCGGGCGTGCTCGCCGAGCCCGACGTCGCCGTCTGTGCCGCGCTGGCCGTGCGCGTCCACGCCCTCGCCGGCGCGATCGCCTCCGGCGCCGGACTGCCCAACTCCGCCGTCCGCTGGCCCGGCCCCGCCATCGGCGGGCTGGATTCCGCGCCCACCCGACCCGCCCCCGCCGTCGGACGGCCCATCACCGCCCTCGACCTCGCCGGCGCCGTGCCCGCCGCCGTGGAGCACCTGCTCTCACTGGTGGAAGAATCCCGACCGTGA
- the glmS gene encoding glutamine--fructose-6-phosphate transaminase (isomerizing), with the protein MCGIVGHTGPLTASDRSLTVLLDGLSRLEYRGYDSAGVALVTADGVSVTKAAGKLEHLRAELDAAPPAPATAGIGHTRWATHGGPSTVNAHPHRAGRLAVVHNGIIENFRPLRAEVEAAGRTLLSSTDTEVAAHVLDLDYARRLEAAGAGADPAVVLVESMRAVAARLEGSFALLAVTDLAPGTIVAARRSSPLVIGLGDGESFLGSDVAAFVSATRRAAEVDDDQVVLLRGGEVTVWDAEGTVVEPRTWEVTWDASAAVKGGYETFMDKEIHEQPVAVADTLRGRVDERGEIQLDEMRIDPAVLRSVDKIIVIACGTAAYAGHVAKYAIEHWCRVPVEVELAHEFRYRDPVVSEKTLTVAISQSGETMDTIQAVRHAREQGSKVLAIVNTYGSTLAREADAVLYTHAGPEVAVASTKAFLAQITACYLLGLYLAQLRGNKWPDEVADYLAHLAQMPAKIQDLLDGQEERVRALGAELADKTSFLFLGRHVGYPVALEGALKLKELAYVHAEGFAAGELKHGPIALVEEGLPVFVIVPTPRRPLLHDKVVSNIQEVRARGARTIVIAEEGDLTVEPFADDVIRVPRTPTLMWPLLTVVPLQVFAAALARAKGLDIDQPRNLAKSVTVE; encoded by the coding sequence ATGTGCGGAATCGTTGGTCACACCGGCCCCCTGACAGCGTCCGACCGTTCACTCACCGTCCTGCTGGACGGCCTGAGCCGCCTGGAGTACCGCGGCTACGACTCCGCCGGGGTCGCCCTGGTCACCGCCGACGGCGTATCCGTCACCAAGGCCGCCGGCAAGCTCGAGCACCTGCGCGCCGAGCTCGACGCCGCCCCTCCCGCCCCCGCCACGGCGGGCATCGGCCACACCCGCTGGGCCACCCACGGCGGCCCCTCGACCGTCAACGCCCACCCCCACCGGGCCGGGCGCCTCGCCGTCGTCCACAACGGCATCATCGAGAACTTCCGCCCCCTGCGCGCCGAGGTCGAGGCGGCCGGGCGCACCCTGCTGTCCTCCACCGACACCGAGGTCGCCGCCCACGTCCTGGACCTCGACTACGCCCGGCGCCTGGAGGCCGCCGGCGCGGGGGCGGACCCCGCCGTCGTCCTTGTTGAGTCCATGCGCGCCGTCGCCGCCCGCCTGGAGGGCTCCTTCGCCCTGCTGGCCGTCACCGACCTCGCCCCCGGCACCATCGTCGCCGCCCGCCGCTCCAGCCCGCTGGTCATCGGCCTGGGCGACGGCGAGTCCTTCCTCGGCTCCGACGTCGCCGCCTTCGTCTCGGCGACCCGACGCGCCGCGGAGGTCGACGACGACCAGGTCGTGCTGCTGCGCGGTGGCGAGGTCACCGTGTGGGACGCCGAAGGCACGGTCGTCGAGCCGCGCACCTGGGAGGTCACCTGGGACGCCTCGGCGGCGGTCAAGGGCGGCTACGAGACCTTCATGGACAAGGAGATTCACGAGCAGCCCGTCGCCGTCGCCGACACCCTGCGCGGACGGGTGGACGAGCGCGGCGAGATCCAGCTCGACGAGATGCGCATCGACCCCGCCGTCCTGCGCAGCGTCGACAAGATCATCGTCATCGCCTGCGGCACCGCCGCCTACGCCGGGCACGTCGCCAAGTACGCCATCGAGCACTGGTGCCGCGTTCCCGTCGAGGTCGAGCTCGCCCACGAGTTCCGCTACCGCGACCCGGTGGTGAGCGAGAAGACCCTCACGGTCGCCATCTCCCAGTCCGGCGAGACGATGGACACGATCCAGGCCGTGCGCCACGCCCGCGAGCAGGGCTCCAAGGTGCTGGCCATCGTCAACACCTACGGCTCGACCCTCGCCCGTGAGGCCGACGCCGTGCTCTACACCCACGCGGGCCCCGAGGTCGCGGTGGCTTCGACCAAGGCCTTCCTCGCCCAGATCACCGCCTGCTACCTGCTCGGCCTCTACCTCGCCCAGCTGCGCGGCAATAAGTGGCCCGACGAGGTCGCCGACTACCTCGCCCACCTCGCCCAGATGCCCGCGAAGATCCAGGACCTGCTCGACGGCCAGGAGGAGCGGGTGCGCGCTCTCGGCGCTGAGCTGGCGGACAAGACCTCCTTCCTGTTCCTGGGCCGGCATGTCGGCTACCCGGTGGCGCTGGAGGGTGCGCTCAAGCTCAAGGAGCTCGCCTACGTGCACGCCGAGGGCTTCGCCGCCGGCGAGCTCAAGCACGGGCCGATCGCCCTGGTCGAGGAGGGCCTGCCCGTCTTCGTCATCGTGCCCACCCCGCGCAGGCCCCTCCTGCACGACAAGGTGGTGAGCAACATCCAGGAGGTCCGTGCGCGCGGGGCTCGCACGATCGTTATCGCCGAGGAGGGCGACCTCACGGTCGAGCCCTTCGCCGACGACGTCATCCGTGTGCCCCGGACCCCGACACTCATGTGGCCGCTGCTGACGGTGGTGCCGCTGCAGGTCTTCGCGGCCGCGCTCGCCCGGGCCAAGGGCCTGGACATCGACCAGCCGCGCAATCTCGCCAAGTCCGTCACCGTCGAGTGA
- a CDS encoding OmpA family protein: protein MTVAPHHPLLSRRHALALPLVAGAAHALAACGARDTTDPQAGASSPTAPEPSAAQAPSAAATAGAPVSVRLTGALGGHTLDVRLGPLVRVDASSSVLPFHVERPADDPNQEWLLSPSFDWAGPSDEYGLRWMRLIDPLSSRVWRSTATRDAVHGGAIDVGEARDYYATFGGVDPDVESVVVMLNQSGFVPTAVIDLEQAQDPDLLRQVLDDAEPASGRLEPLALEHYTEAVNRSASGLTTKDAVTVTVSNDVSFATDSAELTSQADTILQGVADSLASYPDGGALSVVGHTDDVADDAYNQALSERRAQAVWDRLTQLTDLSAWSSSVTGKGESEPRQEGTSEEARAANRRVEIVIAPTAGTDGHGSRGLSSDTAPPAPAGPSAPGPQGVSVARASDGESLTITLEQVVRRGGLLFGEFVISDMSDNASLSSWFTDNRGWGLDNARGESVGVASIQAASGVTLLSGGSYVFPVDYLPPGADGRRPLADLYLASLGAGTTGRVCVVWPDTGEDTVIVDRPADSSIDAANTPWRLTDVPVVAG from the coding sequence ATGACCGTCGCACCCCACCACCCGCTCCTGTCGCGCCGTCACGCCCTTGCCCTGCCACTCGTCGCCGGGGCCGCCCACGCCCTGGCCGCCTGCGGGGCCCGGGACACCACCGACCCGCAGGCCGGGGCGTCCTCGCCCACCGCCCCCGAGCCCTCCGCCGCGCAGGCCCCGTCAGCCGCTGCCACCGCCGGCGCGCCGGTCAGTGTCCGCCTCACCGGGGCCCTGGGCGGGCACACCCTCGACGTGAGGCTCGGCCCCCTCGTGCGCGTGGACGCCTCCTCCTCCGTCCTGCCCTTCCACGTCGAGCGCCCCGCCGACGACCCGAACCAGGAGTGGCTCCTGAGCCCGTCCTTCGACTGGGCCGGCCCCAGCGACGAGTACGGGCTGAGGTGGATGAGGCTCATCGACCCGCTCTCCAGCCGCGTGTGGCGCTCCACCGCGACACGAGACGCCGTCCACGGCGGCGCCATCGACGTCGGCGAGGCCCGCGACTACTACGCGACCTTCGGGGGCGTCGACCCCGACGTGGAGAGCGTCGTCGTCATGCTCAACCAGAGCGGGTTCGTCCCCACGGCGGTCATCGACCTCGAGCAGGCCCAGGACCCCGACCTCCTGCGCCAGGTCCTCGACGACGCCGAGCCCGCCAGCGGGCGCCTCGAGCCGCTGGCGCTGGAGCACTACACCGAGGCCGTCAACCGCTCGGCGAGTGGTCTGACGACGAAGGACGCGGTGACGGTCACGGTCTCCAACGACGTCTCCTTCGCCACGGACTCCGCCGAGCTGACGTCCCAGGCCGACACGATCCTCCAGGGCGTGGCCGACTCCCTCGCCTCCTACCCCGACGGCGGTGCCCTGAGCGTCGTCGGGCACACCGACGATGTCGCCGACGACGCCTACAACCAGGCGCTGTCCGAGCGCCGGGCGCAGGCGGTGTGGGACCGGCTCACCCAGCTCACCGACCTGTCGGCGTGGAGCTCCAGCGTCACCGGCAAGGGCGAGAGCGAGCCGAGGCAGGAGGGGACGAGCGAGGAGGCGAGGGCCGCCAACCGCCGCGTGGAGATCGTCATCGCCCCCACCGCGGGGACGGACGGGCACGGGTCCAGGGGCCTGTCCTCCGACACCGCCCCGCCAGCACCCGCCGGTCCCAGCGCCCCGGGCCCCCAGGGCGTGAGCGTGGCGCGGGCCTCCGACGGGGAGAGCCTCACCATCACCCTGGAGCAGGTCGTGCGGCGCGGTGGGCTCCTGTTCGGCGAATTCGTTATCTCCGACATGAGCGACAACGCCTCGCTGTCCTCGTGGTTCACCGACAACCGGGGGTGGGGGCTCGACAACGCCCGCGGCGAGAGCGTGGGGGTGGCCTCGATCCAGGCCGCCAGCGGTGTCACCCTCCTGTCCGGCGGGAGCTACGTCTTTCCCGTCGACTACCTGCCCCCGGGCGCCGATGGTCGCCGCCCCCTCGCCGACCTCTACCTCGCCTCGCTCGGCGCCGGCACGACGGGCCGGGTGTGCGTCGTGTGGCCGGACACCGGTGAGGACACGGTCATCGTGGACCGTCCGGCGGACTCGTCGATCGACGCGGCCAACACGCCCTGGCGTCTGACCGACGTCCCCGTCGTCGCCGGCTGA